The following coding sequences lie in one Candidatus Hydrogenedentota bacterium genomic window:
- a CDS encoding GxxExxY protein has product MSTETMDIDELTYQIIACAYRVHCALGPGFLEKVYENALRIELEEATLQVAQQVPIPVSYHGRVVGDFYVDLWIEDRVLVELKAVHQVAKEHEAQLVNYLQATGVENGLLINFGPSVEVKRKFKTWKPVTKRPEPPNR; this is encoded by the coding sequence ATGTCTACTGAAACAATGGACATCGACGAATTGACCTATCAGATAATCGCGTGTGCCTACCGCGTTCACTGCGCGCTTGGGCCGGGCTTTCTTGAGAAGGTATACGAAAACGCTTTGCGGATTGAATTGGAGGAGGCGACGCTGCAGGTTGCGCAACAGGTGCCCATCCCCGTCAGTTATCATGGCCGTGTCGTCGGAGATTTTTACGTTGACCTGTGGATCGAGGACCGGGTGCTCGTGGAATTGAAGGCCGTGCATCAGGTGGCCAAAGAACATGAAGCGCAACTCGTCAACTACCTTCAGGCAACCGGGGTGGAGAACGGCTTGCTCATCAACTTTGGACCATCGGTCGAGGTGAAGCGCAAGTTTAAGACGTGGAAGCCGGTGACAAAGAGACCAGAACCGCCGAACAGATAA